One Lutra lutra chromosome 18, mLutLut1.2, whole genome shotgun sequence genomic window carries:
- the TNFRSF17 gene encoding tumor necrosis factor receptor superfamily member 17 codes for MAQQCIQNEYFDRLLTACKPCHLRCSNTPPPPCQHYCDAMKGTNAVLWTCLGLSLIVSLTVFLLMFLLRKMNSEPSKDECKNTGLALQNKENADQEEGCAGRNGEEVLSRGLEYTVEECTCDDCVNSEPKVDSDHFFPLPATEEGATLLVTTKTTDYCHSLLASVTEMERPIFTR; via the exons ATGGCCCAGCAGTGCATCCAAAACGAGTATTTTGACAGATTGCTTACTGCTTGCAAACCGTGTCACCTTCGATGTTCTAACACCCCTCCTCCACCTTGTCAACATTATTGTGATGCAA TGAAAGGAACAAATGCGGTTCTCTGGACCTGTCTGGGCCTGAGCTTGATCGTTTCTTTGACGGTTTTTCTGTTGATGTTCTTGCTAAGGAAGATGAATTCGGAACCATCCAAGGACGAATGTAAAAACACAG GCTTGGCTCTCCAGAACAAGGAGAACGCTGACCAGGAGGAGGGCTGTGCCGGCAGGAATGGCGAGGAAGTTCTGTCGAGGGGCCTGGAGTATACAGTGGAAGAATGCACCTGTGACGACTGTGTCAATTCTGAACCAAAGGTTGATTCTGACCATTTCTTTCCGCTCCCAGCCACGGAGGAAGGCGCAACTCTCCTTGTCACCACAAAAACAACTGACTACTGTCATAGCCTGCTGGCGAGCGTCACAGAGATGGAGAGACCCATTTTTACCAGATAA